From Sporosarcina sp. Te-1, the proteins below share one genomic window:
- the hemC gene encoding hydroxymethylbilane synthase → MRKIIVGSRRSKLALTQTNWFIEQMKSAGAPFEFEVKEIVTKGDQILDVMLSKVGGKGLFVKEIEQALYNKEIDFAVHSMKDMPAVLPEGLTIGCIPPREDARDAYISKGHVKFMDLPAGAIVGTSSLRRSSQLLLLRPDIEIKWIRGNIDTRLKKMQDGEYDAILLAAAGLKRMGWNDEVVTEYMALEDCIPAVGQGALAIECRSDDEELLAELSKLTDDKTWKEVEAERTFLSEMDGSCQVPIAGFAKLDGNEVTLTGFIATPDAKQIFKETISGVNPVEAGKAVASKLKAEGAAAVIEKVKAEMND, encoded by the coding sequence TTGAGAAAAATCATCGTAGGTTCCAGAAGAAGCAAGCTCGCATTGACACAGACAAACTGGTTTATTGAACAGATGAAATCAGCGGGAGCGCCCTTTGAATTTGAAGTGAAGGAAATTGTTACGAAAGGTGATCAGATCCTCGACGTCATGCTTTCCAAAGTCGGCGGAAAAGGGCTTTTTGTTAAAGAGATCGAGCAAGCCTTGTATAACAAGGAAATCGATTTTGCGGTACATAGTATGAAGGATATGCCGGCGGTGTTGCCGGAAGGGCTCACGATTGGCTGTATTCCCCCTCGTGAAGATGCAAGGGATGCATACATTTCAAAGGGTCATGTCAAATTCATGGATTTGCCTGCTGGAGCGATTGTCGGAACATCGAGCTTGCGCCGGAGCTCTCAGTTGCTTTTATTACGACCTGATATTGAAATCAAGTGGATCCGTGGAAATATTGACACCCGCTTGAAAAAAATGCAGGACGGGGAGTATGATGCTATCCTTTTGGCAGCTGCAGGCTTGAAGCGCATGGGGTGGAACGACGAGGTCGTCACGGAATACATGGCGCTGGAGGATTGCATTCCAGCTGTCGGACAAGGGGCGCTCGCCATCGAATGCCGGAGTGATGATGAAGAGCTATTGGCGGAGTTATCAAAACTGACTGACGACAAAACGTGGAAAGAAGTAGAGGCCGAGCGTACATTCCTTAGTGAAATGGATGGTTCCTGCCAAGTGCCGATTGCCGGTTTTGCGAAGTTGGATGGCAATGAAGTAACTTTGACAGGATTTATCGCAACTCCTGACGCGAAGCAGATCTTCAAAGAGACGATTAGTGGAGTAAACCCAGTGGAAGCCGGTAAAGCCGTTGCCTCCAAACTGAAAGCTGAAGGGGCCGCAGCTGTCATTGAGAAAGTGAAGGCGGAAATGAATGACTGA
- a CDS encoding uroporphyrinogen-III synthase, which produces MTDGKPLAGETVIFTGTKKSPEVFDLVERYGGHPVAAPLIRVEELAEPADETRMRNCNQFDWLIFTSQSAVRAFHAKMERFHLSAEQFQMNIAAVGTQTAAALERLGFTVGFIPTVFSADTFVQQFRPSGDRQMKVLFLRGSLAGSLIREELPFAVEEWTVYRTESAIESVETIISLIQKGTSVSVLFASPSAVHVFAENVATAVGWEGFTIGAIGHVTEQALLDEGASVHATPDIYTLKELVNALARRKDEQR; this is translated from the coding sequence ATGACTGATGGTAAACCGCTTGCTGGAGAAACCGTTATTTTCACCGGAACAAAGAAATCACCCGAAGTTTTTGACTTAGTTGAGCGGTATGGAGGACATCCCGTAGCAGCACCGCTTATTCGGGTGGAAGAGCTTGCAGAGCCAGCAGATGAAACCCGGATGCGGAATTGCAATCAATTTGATTGGCTCATTTTTACTAGTCAATCAGCTGTCCGGGCATTCCATGCAAAAATGGAACGTTTTCATTTATCGGCTGAACAGTTTCAAATGAACATCGCGGCGGTTGGGACCCAGACGGCGGCTGCACTGGAACGGTTAGGGTTTACCGTCGGTTTCATTCCAACCGTGTTCAGTGCAGACACGTTTGTCCAGCAATTTCGGCCCTCGGGAGACAGGCAAATGAAAGTTCTGTTTCTTCGGGGGTCTTTGGCAGGTTCCTTGATACGCGAGGAGCTGCCCTTTGCAGTAGAGGAATGGACGGTCTATCGTACAGAGAGTGCCATTGAATCAGTTGAGACCATTATCAGTTTGATTCAAAAAGGTACATCCGTTTCCGTTTTATTCGCCAGTCCTTCTGCTGTCCATGTGTTTGCTGAAAATGTAGCGACTGCTGTCGGCTGGGAAGGTTTTACGATCGGTGCGATTGGACATGTGACGGAGCAGGCGCTTCTCGATGAAGGAGCCTCTGTCCATGCCACTCCCGATATTTACACATTAAAGGAACTCGTCAACGCTTTGGCGAGACGAAAGGATGAGCAAAGATGA
- the hemB gene encoding porphobilinogen synthase: MTNLQFRRNRRLRNSAGLRSMVRETSLKKEDFIYPIFVAEGEGIKKPISSMPGVYQFSLDQLAAEVDEVVTLGIPSVILFGIPAEKDAVGSGAYHDHGIVQKATRFVKERHPELIVVADTCLCEYTDHGHCGVIEGERVLNDPSLDLLAKTAVSQAKAGADIIAPSNMMDGFVAAIRKSLDEAGFEDIPIMSYAVKYASAYYGPFRDAAESAPQFGDRKTYQMDYANRMEALREAESDVMEGADFLIVKPALSYMDIIRDVKNNVLLPVVAYNVSGEYAMVKAAAQNGWIDEKQIVLETLTSMKRAGADIIMTYHAKDAARWLEEN; the protein is encoded by the coding sequence ATGACCAACTTGCAATTCAGAAGAAACCGCCGGCTGCGTAATTCGGCAGGACTCCGTTCAATGGTGCGAGAAACAAGCTTGAAAAAAGAAGACTTCATTTATCCAATTTTCGTAGCGGAAGGAGAAGGCATTAAAAAGCCGATTTCCTCTATGCCTGGCGTTTACCAGTTTTCATTGGATCAGCTGGCCGCCGAAGTGGATGAAGTCGTCACGCTCGGCATTCCATCGGTCATCCTATTCGGTATACCAGCTGAAAAAGATGCAGTTGGTTCCGGTGCGTATCATGATCATGGAATCGTCCAGAAAGCGACTCGCTTTGTAAAAGAACGTCATCCTGAATTGATTGTCGTGGCGGATACTTGCTTATGCGAATATACAGACCACGGGCATTGCGGTGTCATTGAAGGAGAGAGAGTGCTGAACGATCCTTCATTGGATCTGCTTGCGAAGACAGCGGTTAGCCAAGCGAAGGCTGGAGCAGATATTATCGCACCATCGAACATGATGGACGGTTTTGTTGCGGCAATCCGCAAAAGCTTGGACGAAGCAGGCTTCGAAGATATTCCGATCATGTCCTATGCGGTGAAATATGCTTCCGCTTATTACGGTCCATTCCGGGATGCAGCGGAATCTGCACCTCAATTTGGGGACCGCAAGACGTATCAGATGGATTATGCGAACCGCATGGAAGCTTTGCGTGAAGCGGAGTCGGACGTAATGGAAGGCGCAGACTTCCTCATTGTAAAACCGGCACTGTCCTATATGGATATAATCCGTGATGTAAAGAATAATGTTTTATTGCCGGTTGTTGCTTATAATGTGAGCGGTGAGTACGCAATGGTGAAAGCAGCAGCGCAAAACGGCTGGATCGACGAGAAACAAATTGTGCTGGAAACATTGACAAGTATGAAGCGTGCTGGAGCAGATATTATCATGACTTACCATGCCAAAGACGCAGCGCGCTGGTTGGAGGAGAATTGA
- the hemL gene encoding glutamate-1-semialdehyde 2,1-aminomutase, whose protein sequence is MSRQYEKSRKAFAEAVNLLPGGVNSPVRAFKSVNMDPIFMESGKGANIKDIDGNEYIDYVLSWGPLILGHTDPDVVEGIKRVAETGTSFGAPTLLENELAKIVIDRVPSIEMVRMVSSGTEATMSALRLARGYTGRNKILKFEGCYHGHGDSLLIKAGSGVATLGLPDSPGVPEGIAKNTITVAYNDLKSVKAVFEQFGDDLAGVIVEPVAGNMGVVPPQPGFLEGLRELTEKNGTLLIFDEVMTGFRVGYNCAQGYFGITPDLTCLGKVIGGGLPVGAYGGKREIMEHIAPAGTVYQAGTLSGNPLAMTAGIETLKKLTPASYDYFIKLGDQLEAGFREAATKYNIPHTVNRAGSMIGFFFTNEDVINYDKAKTSDLNLFAEYYRLMAEEGIFLPPSQFEGMFLSTAHTEEHIEQTVKAFHTVFEKLSNR, encoded by the coding sequence GTGAGCAGACAATATGAAAAGTCCAGAAAGGCATTTGCCGAAGCGGTCAACTTGTTGCCTGGCGGTGTAAACTCGCCGGTGCGTGCATTCAAGTCAGTCAATATGGATCCGATTTTTATGGAAAGCGGGAAAGGTGCCAACATCAAGGATATTGATGGCAATGAATATATCGACTATGTACTTTCATGGGGACCCCTTATTTTAGGCCATACAGACCCAGATGTGGTCGAAGGAATCAAGCGAGTTGCAGAAACCGGCACAAGCTTCGGCGCACCTACTTTGCTTGAGAATGAACTCGCGAAAATCGTGATTGACCGTGTGCCGTCCATTGAAATGGTCCGTATGGTATCATCGGGTACCGAAGCGACAATGAGTGCGTTGAGACTAGCGCGCGGCTACACAGGACGAAACAAAATCCTGAAATTTGAAGGCTGCTATCACGGCCATGGAGATTCCTTGCTCATTAAAGCTGGTTCAGGCGTAGCGACACTTGGCTTGCCGGACAGCCCAGGTGTTCCGGAAGGCATTGCGAAAAATACAATTACCGTTGCTTACAACGACTTGAAAAGTGTAAAAGCGGTCTTTGAACAATTCGGGGATGATCTCGCTGGTGTCATCGTCGAACCGGTTGCCGGCAATATGGGGGTAGTTCCTCCACAGCCTGGTTTCTTGGAAGGTTTGCGCGAATTGACCGAGAAAAATGGCACGCTATTGATCTTTGATGAAGTGATGACAGGCTTCCGCGTCGGTTACAACTGTGCGCAAGGCTATTTTGGCATCACACCTGATTTGACTTGTCTTGGAAAAGTAATCGGCGGCGGTCTTCCTGTCGGTGCATATGGCGGCAAACGGGAAATCATGGAGCACATTGCGCCAGCAGGAACTGTGTATCAAGCCGGAACATTATCCGGTAATCCGCTTGCGATGACAGCGGGTATTGAGACTTTGAAAAAACTGACCCCAGCGTCCTATGATTATTTCATAAAGCTAGGCGATCAATTGGAAGCAGGTTTCCGTGAAGCAGCTACGAAATACAATATCCCGCACACAGTAAACCGTGCAGGGTCGATGATCGGCTTCTTCTTTACAAACGAAGACGTCATCAATTACGACAAAGCGAAGACCTCGGATTTGAATCTCTTTGCAGAGTATTACCGTTTGATGGCTGAAGAAGGGATCTTCTTGCCGCCGTCCCAATTCGAGGGCATGTTCCTATCCACCGCTCATACGGAGGAGCATATTGAGCAAACGGTGAAGGCCTTCCATACAGTATTCGAAAAGTTATCAAACCGATAA
- a CDS encoding valine--tRNA ligase, which translates to MTTENSTMPTKYDPQSIESGRYEWWLQGKYFEAQPESGKEPYTIVIPPPNVTGKLHLGHAWDTTLQDILIRMKRMQGYDALWLPGMDHAGIATQAKVEEKLRAAGKTRYDLGREKFLEETWKWKEEYASHIRAQWAKLGLALDYSRERFTLDEGLSRAVREVFVKLYEKGLIYRGEYIINWDPATKTAISDIEVIHKDVQGAFYHMRYPLADGTGSIEIATTRPETMLGDTAVAVHPEDERYKHLIGKTVKLPIVGREIPIVADDYVDMEFGSGAVKITPAHDPNDFEIGNRHNLPRVLVMNEDGSMNQLAGNYEGMDRFECRKQIVKDLQDMGVLFKIEEHLHAVGHSERSGAVVEPYLSTQWFVKMGPLAKEAIDLQHGEGKVNFVPERFEKTYLNWMENLHDWCISRQLWWGHRIPAWYHKETGEVYVGHEAPADIENWNQDNDVLDTWFSSALWPFSTMGWPDAENEEFKRYYPTDTLVTGYDIIYFWVSRMIFQGIEFTGQRPFKDVLIHGLVRAEDGRKMSKSLGNGVDPMDVIDQYGADALRYFLATGSSPGQDLRFSTEKVEAIWNFANKIWNASRFALMNMDGMTYEEIDLSGEKSVADAWILTRLNETIEQVTKLADKYEFGEVGRALYNFIWDDFCDWYIEMAKLPLYGDNEAAKKMTRSVLAYVLDNTMRLLHPLMPFITEEIWQNLPHEGESITTAAWPVVDTSLTDTDKASAMKLLVDLIHAVRNIRAEVNTPMSKKVSLYIASKEQAIVDVLESNRNYIERFCNPETLEIGIGISTPGKSMSAVITGAELFLPLEGLINIEEEIERLAKELAKWDSEVKRVQGKLSNERFISKAPEAVVAEERAKEKDYLEKKAAVERRIEELKEM; encoded by the coding sequence ATGACAACTGAAAATAGTACAATGCCGACAAAGTACGATCCGCAGTCAATCGAATCGGGCCGATACGAATGGTGGCTCCAAGGCAAGTATTTTGAGGCGCAGCCAGAGAGTGGGAAAGAACCTTACACGATTGTAATCCCGCCGCCGAACGTAACAGGTAAATTGCATTTGGGCCACGCATGGGACACTACATTGCAAGATATTTTGATCCGGATGAAACGGATGCAGGGCTATGATGCTTTATGGCTGCCAGGCATGGACCATGCAGGAATTGCCACACAAGCGAAAGTGGAAGAAAAACTGCGTGCTGCCGGCAAAACGAGATATGATTTAGGCAGGGAAAAATTCCTTGAAGAAACATGGAAATGGAAAGAGGAATATGCCAGCCATATCCGTGCACAATGGGCAAAGCTTGGTCTTGCGCTTGATTATTCCCGGGAACGGTTTACGCTTGATGAAGGCCTGTCACGCGCAGTTCGTGAAGTGTTTGTCAAATTGTATGAAAAAGGGCTTATATACCGCGGTGAATATATAATTAACTGGGATCCTGCAACGAAAACAGCCATCTCTGATATTGAAGTGATCCATAAGGATGTACAGGGTGCATTCTATCATATGCGCTACCCACTCGCGGACGGAACCGGAAGCATCGAAATAGCGACGACCCGTCCTGAAACAATGCTTGGGGATACGGCAGTTGCTGTTCATCCAGAAGATGAGCGTTACAAGCATTTAATTGGAAAAACCGTTAAATTGCCGATTGTCGGCCGCGAAATCCCAATCGTGGCAGATGATTACGTCGATATGGAATTCGGAAGCGGTGCGGTGAAAATTACGCCGGCTCATGATCCGAACGACTTTGAAATTGGTAACCGCCACAACTTGCCTCGCGTACTCGTAATGAATGAAGACGGTTCAATGAATCAATTGGCAGGCAACTATGAAGGCATGGACCGTTTTGAATGCAGAAAACAAATCGTTAAAGATTTGCAGGACATGGGTGTCCTCTTTAAAATCGAGGAACATTTGCATGCGGTCGGCCATTCGGAACGAAGCGGCGCTGTCGTGGAACCATATTTGTCAACGCAATGGTTCGTTAAAATGGGACCACTTGCGAAAGAGGCGATTGATCTTCAGCATGGAGAAGGCAAAGTCAATTTTGTGCCAGAGCGCTTCGAGAAGACTTATTTGAATTGGATGGAAAATCTGCATGACTGGTGTATTTCTCGTCAGCTTTGGTGGGGCCACCGGATTCCGGCTTGGTATCATAAAGAAACAGGCGAAGTGTATGTAGGACATGAAGCGCCAGCCGATATCGAAAACTGGAACCAGGACAATGACGTTCTAGACACATGGTTCTCCTCCGCATTATGGCCGTTCTCGACAATGGGCTGGCCGGATGCTGAAAACGAAGAATTCAAGCGCTACTACCCAACTGATACGCTCGTTACGGGCTACGATATCATTTATTTCTGGGTATCCCGCATGATTTTCCAAGGGATCGAATTTACAGGGCAGCGTCCATTCAAAGACGTGCTCATCCATGGCCTCGTTCGTGCAGAGGATGGACGGAAAATGTCCAAGTCGCTAGGCAATGGTGTGGATCCGATGGATGTCATCGATCAATATGGGGCAGATGCATTGCGTTATTTCCTTGCAACGGGTTCTTCACCAGGCCAAGATCTTCGTTTCTCAACAGAGAAAGTAGAAGCGATCTGGAACTTTGCGAATAAAATCTGGAATGCGTCCCGTTTTGCTTTGATGAATATGGATGGCATGACGTACGAAGAAATCGATTTGTCAGGCGAAAAATCCGTTGCGGATGCTTGGATTTTGACACGTTTGAATGAAACGATCGAGCAAGTGACGAAACTGGCTGATAAGTACGAGTTCGGTGAAGTCGGCCGTGCCCTTTACAATTTCATCTGGGATGATTTCTGTGATTGGTATATTGAGATGGCGAAACTTCCATTGTATGGAGACAATGAAGCGGCGAAAAAAATGACTCGTTCAGTACTCGCTTATGTACTTGATAACACGATGCGTCTGTTGCATCCGCTCATGCCGTTCATTACAGAAGAGATTTGGCAAAACCTTCCGCATGAAGGGGAATCAATCACGACAGCTGCTTGGCCGGTTGTTGATACATCATTGACGGATACGGACAAAGCGTCAGCAATGAAACTGCTCGTCGATCTCATTCATGCAGTGCGTAATATCCGTGCTGAAGTGAACACGCCGATGAGCAAGAAGGTTTCCTTATACATCGCGTCCAAAGAACAAGCAATTGTAGATGTATTGGAATCAAACCGGAACTACATCGAACGTTTTTGCAACCCGGAAACACTTGAAATCGGCATTGGCATTTCAACGCCAGGCAAATCGATGTCCGCTGTTATTACAGGAGCGGAACTGTTCTTGCCGCTGGAAGGCTTGATCAATATCGAGGAAGAAATTGAGCGTTTGGCAAAGGAATTGGCGAAGTGGGACAGCGAAGTCAAGCGCGTCCAAGGCAAGCTATCCAATGAACGCTTCATTTCTAAAGCACCGGAAGCTGTTGTGGCTGAAGAACGTGCGAAAGAAAAAGATTACTTGGAGAAGAAGGCGGCTGTAGAGCGCCGGATTGAAGAATTGAAAGAGATGTAA
- a CDS encoding RimK family alpha-L-glutamate ligase yields MKGCLYYSSAEAERNNGFIDDLIGSANRLNMELTVMVDEEQPAKDSDFILFRDRNPLLSAKWEAEGFRLFNRSEVNRIANDKLRTYELAAMLGIPAVPTQKATSVNDLASFPIVLKTRDGHGGHEVSLCGTKEEAVFFFNEHAGRQLIFQPYIESNSTDIRVFMLGNEVLGAVKRMGKNSFKSNYTLGGSVERYSLSTTEKKEVQTIAKALKSDYIGIDFLLLPDGSWLLNEVEDPVGARSLYITHDVSPAAELMQYVKRKLEDEVLG; encoded by the coding sequence ATGAAAGGATGCCTCTATTATTCATCAGCGGAGGCTGAAAGAAATAACGGATTTATTGATGACTTAATTGGATCTGCCAATCGCTTGAATATGGAATTGACTGTTATGGTTGATGAAGAACAACCTGCGAAAGATTCTGATTTTATTTTATTCCGTGATCGGAATCCTCTCCTATCTGCCAAATGGGAAGCTGAAGGATTCCGGCTTTTCAATCGGTCGGAAGTGAACAGGATCGCTAACGATAAATTGAGGACATACGAACTTGCGGCAATGCTTGGGATACCTGCAGTCCCGACCCAAAAAGCCACCTCGGTCAACGACCTTGCCTCCTTCCCCATCGTATTGAAAACACGTGATGGACACGGTGGCCATGAGGTTTCTCTCTGCGGGACAAAAGAAGAGGCTGTGTTCTTTTTCAATGAGCATGCCGGGCGACAGCTCATTTTCCAGCCGTATATCGAATCGAACAGCACCGATATCCGGGTGTTCATGCTGGGAAATGAAGTGCTTGGAGCTGTAAAACGCATGGGGAAGAATTCCTTCAAATCGAATTACACACTAGGAGGCTCAGTAGAAAGATATTCTCTTTCCACCACAGAGAAAAAGGAAGTGCAAACAATCGCAAAGGCTTTAAAAAGCGATTATATCGGTATCGACTTTCTCTTATTGCCGGATGGCAGCTGGCTGCTGAATGAGGTGGAAGATCCGGTCGGGGCCAGATCGTTATATATCACACATGATGTTTCTCCTGCAGCGGAATTGATGCAGTATGTGAAAAGAAAATTAGAGGATGAGGTGTTGGGTTGA
- a CDS encoding RimK family alpha-L-glutamate ligase, translating into MRSCWVIYNGSLLSDKFKDQAVLVGEAAERAGIRAVLKKNYEVMIDLASPITARPDFVVFLDKDILLASYLKQNGIPVFNDPEVIETCDNKAKQYIKLAKAGIPMPATIIAPKVYPNFTIRQSGYYETVLEHLGLPLIIKEGHGSFGMKVYLIETEEDFYAKVEELRGIDYVFQQFIASSRGRDVRVNIVGGEIVAAMYRSSETDFRANITNGGVASIIELTEEQKTIALQAAEAVGAEFAGVDLLFGENENPLVCEVNAAAHIRNIYNVTGINVADKMIEYIVGKLT; encoded by the coding sequence ATGAGAAGTTGTTGGGTGATTTATAATGGGAGTTTACTAAGCGATAAATTTAAAGACCAAGCCGTACTTGTGGGGGAGGCAGCAGAACGGGCCGGCATTCGGGCTGTTTTGAAAAAGAACTACGAAGTGATGATCGATCTTGCTTCCCCTATAACAGCTCGGCCGGATTTTGTTGTATTCCTTGATAAAGATATTTTGCTGGCTTCCTATTTAAAACAGAATGGCATTCCCGTTTTTAATGACCCGGAAGTGATTGAAACATGTGACAACAAAGCGAAGCAATATATCAAGCTGGCAAAGGCCGGCATCCCAATGCCTGCTACAATTATCGCACCGAAAGTCTATCCGAATTTCACCATCAGGCAATCAGGTTATTATGAAACTGTCCTTGAACATTTAGGCTTGCCTCTCATTATAAAAGAGGGACACGGCTCTTTCGGCATGAAAGTGTATCTGATTGAAACAGAGGAAGACTTTTACGCGAAGGTCGAAGAATTGCGGGGAATTGACTACGTGTTTCAACAATTTATCGCCTCAAGCAGGGGGCGTGATGTCAGGGTAAATATCGTTGGCGGTGAAATCGTCGCGGCCATGTATCGATCCTCCGAAACGGATTTTAGGGCAAATATCACGAATGGCGGCGTGGCAAGCATCATTGAGCTGACAGAGGAGCAAAAGACGATTGCACTACAAGCTGCTGAGGCTGTTGGAGCCGAGTTCGCTGGAGTCGATCTATTATTTGGCGAAAACGAAAATCCGCTCGTTTGCGAGGTAAATGCCGCTGCCCATATCCGGAATATTTATAATGTGACGGGGATCAATGTGGCAGATAAGATGATCGAGTATATTGTAGGGAAGCTGACATGA
- a CDS encoding folylpolyglutamate synthase/dihydrofolate synthase family protein → MIPKLNEYKERWNIASDGAIKPGLEHIKEALKRIENPEKDLQIIHVAGTNGKGSTVAFMEAILKEHGYQTGVFSSPALVDIHDQIRLGGLPVSEAELDESFRLMKEGGISGLLTDFELLTVAAFLTFQRNAPDYVLLECGMGGDLDSTNVVKPLVSVITSVALDHEGFLGTTLAEIAGHKAGIIKGRVPVVTGCLPEEASTVVSQKADALTSPCRRYGVDFEVITRETERFTGFATFEWSDRRMKGPHQARNLGVALEALLQAGIKLEQHFVASAIAKAQLPFRFQELKEGIFLDGAHNPAAAKALADTIRTEFPGEKVDFVIGMLKTKDIRRTLDELIPVAASFTFISFPHPEAATAEQLMGSCQYSTKRMTKLEDDSIILSRGNSRKKIVAGSLYLITSLSNYINL, encoded by the coding sequence TTGATTCCAAAATTAAATGAATATAAAGAGCGGTGGAACATCGCAAGCGATGGTGCGATTAAACCAGGGCTGGAACATATAAAAGAAGCGTTGAAACGGATCGAGAATCCAGAAAAGGATTTACAAATCATCCATGTGGCGGGTACAAACGGGAAGGGGTCTACAGTTGCCTTCATGGAAGCGATCTTGAAAGAGCATGGGTATCAGACAGGTGTTTTCTCGTCCCCGGCTCTTGTCGACATACATGATCAAATCAGATTGGGCGGGCTTCCTGTCAGTGAAGCGGAACTGGACGAATCGTTCCGACTTATGAAGGAAGGTGGGATCAGTGGTTTATTGACGGATTTTGAATTGCTGACGGTTGCTGCATTTTTGACGTTCCAACGAAATGCACCTGATTATGTATTGCTCGAATGTGGCATGGGAGGGGATTTGGACAGCACAAACGTTGTGAAGCCACTCGTTTCTGTCATAACATCGGTCGCTTTAGACCATGAAGGGTTCCTTGGGACCACTTTAGCGGAAATTGCGGGTCATAAAGCCGGTATCATTAAGGGGCGGGTCCCCGTGGTAACAGGGTGTCTGCCGGAGGAAGCATCAACAGTTGTCAGCCAAAAGGCAGATGCATTAACGAGCCCATGCAGACGATATGGAGTTGATTTCGAAGTAATAACTAGAGAAACGGAGCGGTTCACGGGCTTTGCCACATTTGAATGGTCCGATCGGAGGATGAAAGGACCACACCAGGCAAGGAATCTCGGAGTGGCGTTAGAAGCCTTGCTGCAAGCTGGCATCAAATTGGAGCAGCACTTCGTTGCATCCGCCATTGCGAAAGCGCAGCTCCCGTTCCGATTTCAGGAACTCAAGGAAGGAATATTTCTGGATGGTGCTCATAATCCAGCGGCTGCAAAAGCGTTGGCAGATACGATACGGACAGAGTTTCCAGGAGAAAAGGTTGATTTTGTTATTGGCATGCTGAAGACCAAAGATATACGAAGGACTCTGGATGAATTGATACCGGTGGCGGCTTCTTTTACATTTATCTCTTTTCCCCATCCGGAAGCCGCAACAGCTGAACAGCTAATGGGTAGTTGTCAGTATAGTACAAAAAGGATGACAAAGTTGGAAGATGATTCTATAATACTATCAAGAGGAAATAGTAGGAAGAAAATAGTGGCGGGATCACTCTATCTTATTACTAGTCTTTCGAACTACATTAATTTATAA